A genomic region of Runella rosea contains the following coding sequences:
- a CDS encoding VOC family protein, which yields MKLLGLRTVIYPAADLAATKQWYIQTTGVQPYFDESFYVGFNIGGYELGLDPNASQTTTYWGVENIELAWEYLLGTGATADEEIQEVGGGIKVATVKDPFGNVFGIIENPHFVI from the coding sequence ATGAAACTACTCGGATTAAGAACCGTCATTTACCCCGCCGCTGATTTAGCGGCGACCAAACAATGGTACATTCAGACAACGGGTGTGCAGCCTTATTTTGATGAATCTTTTTACGTTGGGTTCAACATCGGTGGGTATGAACTGGGACTTGACCCCAATGCCTCTCAAACAACTACCTATTGGGGTGTGGAAAATATTGAACTGGCTTGGGAATACCTACTCGGAACGGGAGCAACTGCGGATGAAGAGATTCAGGAAGTAGGTGGCGGAATTAAAGTTGCGACGGTCAAAGACCCATTCGGCAATGTGTTTGGTATTATCGAAAATCCTCATTTTGTTATTTAA
- a CDS encoding alpha/beta fold hydrolase — protein MRKNVFLFIALFLVPFLVKAQTEGWAICNSGANLYFKIVGSGSHVLVVGDVGNSSTYLKDLIKKLSETNRVVYYDPRATGKSRFPVINDSTINFTKAVADIEALRMVLRIPKWSVIAHGFGAKIACAYASQAGNHLAQLVLINPTAMSESKPLSAYGYFDNYEEYGFSRMLSQEVINRRFEGLQHQLQTQIMPTDSLARARAIMAFQAATYVHDTLHEPIAADFLYEKVRNVGIKSRVSTKFVPNPFDCITALRQRNVPVLVVVSRQRYDLNGLVNFWKKSVPNVTISLIDRAHHFPWLDNPAAFYAQVTPFLQRFVEETYAEQKKASRPVGRGNQRRKRY, from the coding sequence ATGAGAAAAAATGTATTTCTTTTTATTGCCTTATTTTTGGTGCCATTTCTAGTAAAAGCCCAAACCGAAGGTTGGGCAATCTGTAACAGTGGCGCCAATTTATATTTCAAAATCGTCGGGAGTGGGAGCCACGTACTGGTCGTAGGCGATGTGGGCAATTCATCGACCTACCTAAAAGACTTGATTAAAAAATTGTCGGAAACAAACCGGGTGGTTTATTACGACCCGCGTGCTACGGGCAAAAGCCGTTTTCCCGTTATCAATGATTCAACGATTAACTTTACGAAAGCGGTTGCTGATATTGAAGCCCTTCGCATGGTGTTGAGGATTCCCAAATGGTCGGTGATTGCGCATGGCTTCGGAGCCAAAATTGCCTGTGCTTATGCTTCGCAGGCAGGAAACCACTTGGCGCAATTGGTGCTTATCAACCCCACGGCCATGTCTGAATCGAAGCCACTTTCGGCCTATGGCTATTTTGATAATTACGAAGAGTACGGTTTTTCACGTATGTTATCGCAGGAGGTCATCAATCGGCGTTTTGAAGGGTTGCAACACCAACTCCAAACGCAAATAATGCCCACAGATTCTTTAGCGAGGGCCAGAGCAATTATGGCATTTCAGGCAGCTACTTACGTGCATGATACGCTACATGAACCCATTGCCGCCGATTTTTTATACGAAAAAGTACGTAACGTAGGGATTAAAAGCCGAGTAAGTACTAAATTTGTTCCTAACCCTTTTGATTGTATTACTGCATTACGACAAAGGAACGTACCTGTGCTGGTGGTTGTATCAAGACAGCGCTATGACCTCAATGGATTGGTGAATTTCTGGAAAAAATCAGTTCCTAATGTCACAATCAGTTTGATTGACCGGGCGCATCATTTCCCTTGGTTAGACAATCCTGCCGCATTTTATGCGCAGGTAACTCCATTTTTACAACGTTTTGTAGAGGAAACTTATGCCGAACAAAAAAAAGCTAGTCGTCCTGTCGGGCGCGGGAATCAGCGCCGAAAGCGGTATTAA
- a CDS encoding GNAT family N-acetyltransferase: MSNIEIISNEYIVETAEDKHFHLAETICKEMEESAKQRGTGIAKRSPVYIQEKMAEGKAIIATTLLGEWVGFCYIETWEHGKFVANSGLIVHPDYRKSGIAKAIKRKAFELSRTKYPEAKIIGITTSLAVMKINSDLGYEPVTFSELPADDAFWKGCSSCVNYDVLTRTNRKNCLCTGMMYDPLQVPKTEKKAPWDFLKESKLYERWMRIKQRILLRREIREAKARKRQNELELVH, translated from the coding sequence ATGTCAAACATCGAAATAATATCCAACGAGTACATCGTAGAAACAGCCGAAGACAAACACTTCCATCTTGCCGAAACCATCTGTAAAGAGATGGAAGAAAGTGCCAAGCAACGCGGAACCGGAATCGCCAAGCGTTCACCTGTGTATATTCAGGAAAAAATGGCCGAAGGTAAAGCCATCATCGCAACAACGTTGCTGGGGGAATGGGTTGGTTTTTGTTATATCGAAACCTGGGAGCATGGTAAGTTTGTGGCCAACTCTGGATTGATTGTTCACCCTGATTACCGCAAAAGTGGTATCGCGAAAGCCATCAAAAGAAAGGCTTTCGAACTATCTCGGACCAAATACCCAGAGGCCAAAATCATTGGAATTACGACCAGCTTGGCCGTGATGAAGATTAACTCTGATTTGGGATATGAGCCCGTTACGTTCAGTGAATTGCCAGCCGACGACGCCTTTTGGAAGGGTTGTTCAAGTTGCGTAAATTATGACGTACTCACGCGGACCAACCGTAAAAACTGCCTTTGTACGGGGATGATGTATGATCCGTTGCAGGTGCCAAAAACGGAAAAGAAAGCCCCGTGGGATTTTCTGAAAGAATCTAAATTGTACGAGCGCTGGATGCGTATCAAACAACGGATTCTGCTGCGTCGTGAAATACGTGAAGCCAAAGCTCGTAAACGTCAGAACGAATTGGAGTTGGTACACTAG
- a CDS encoding SIR2 family NAD-dependent protein deacylase, producing MPNKKKLVVLSGAGISAESGIKTFRDSDGLWEGHSIEDVATPEGWRRNPQLVLDFYNERRKQGLEAEPNAAHLILAELEKYFDVQIITQNVDNLHEKAGSNNVLHLHGELYKSRSTKDPSLVYDVKGWELKLGDTCELGSQLRPNIVWFREEVPMMVPAVELAEQADIFIVVGTSLVVYPAAGLVYYVPPRVPIFVIDPKTPEMSGSTKYVTFIQEKATVGMTMLREKLLKEYL from the coding sequence ATGCCGAACAAAAAAAAGCTAGTCGTCCTGTCGGGCGCGGGAATCAGCGCCGAAAGCGGTATTAAAACATTTCGTGATTCAGACGGACTGTGGGAGGGGCACAGCATTGAAGATGTAGCCACCCCAGAAGGCTGGCGTCGCAATCCGCAATTGGTGTTGGATTTCTACAATGAACGTCGTAAACAGGGGTTGGAGGCTGAGCCAAATGCCGCGCATCTTATTTTGGCGGAACTGGAAAAATACTTTGACGTTCAAATCATTACCCAAAACGTCGATAATCTTCACGAAAAAGCAGGCTCAAACAACGTACTTCATTTACACGGCGAATTGTACAAGTCGCGCAGTACCAAAGACCCCTCTTTGGTGTACGATGTGAAAGGCTGGGAGCTGAAATTAGGCGATACCTGCGAACTGGGTAGTCAACTTCGGCCCAATATTGTGTGGTTTAGGGAAGAGGTTCCGATGATGGTTCCCGCCGTTGAACTGGCCGAGCAAGCTGATATTTTTATTGTGGTCGGTACTTCATTAGTAGTATATCCTGCGGCAGGATTAGTATATTATGTACCTCCTCGGGTGCCGATTTTTGTGATAGATCCCAAAACCCCCGAAATGTCGGGTAGCACGAAATACGTGACGTTTATTCAGGAAAAAGCCACCGTGGGTATGACGATGTTAAGAGAGAAATTATTGAAAGAGTATTTATGA
- the argG gene encoding argininosuccinate synthase, producing MSESKKVVLAFSGGLDTSFCVKYLSEDKGYEIYSVLVDTGGFSDEELKAIEARAYSLGVKKHATISKTQDYYQQCIKYLVFGNILKNNTYPLSVSAERIFQAIAAAEYAKEIGAQAIAHGSTGAGNDQVRFDMAFRIIMPEAEIITPIRDLRLSREAEIDYLKSKGVDQEWHKAAYSINKGLWGTSVGGKETLTSDKYLPESAFPTQVSKTEAERVILQFEKGELVGINDTAYSPVEAIQKLAEIAAPFGIGRDIHVGDTIIGIKGRVGFEAAAPLVIIKAHHTLEKHVLSEQQLYWKEQLANWYGSLLHKGQFMEPVMRNIETFLADTQQHVTGKVHLTLAPYRFYVEGIESSYDLMSPVFGSYGEMNNAWTGDDVRGFAKVASNQVMIYQKISELNQ from the coding sequence ATGTCTGAAAGTAAAAAAGTTGTTTTAGCGTTTAGCGGAGGTTTGGATACCTCTTTTTGCGTCAAATATTTGTCGGAAGACAAAGGCTACGAAATTTACTCCGTATTGGTGGATACGGGCGGTTTTTCGGACGAAGAACTGAAAGCGATTGAAGCCCGTGCGTATTCATTGGGAGTCAAAAAACACGCGACTATTTCCAAAACGCAGGATTATTATCAGCAATGTATTAAATACCTAGTGTTTGGCAATATTCTCAAAAACAATACCTATCCGCTTTCGGTGAGTGCGGAGCGCATTTTTCAAGCCATTGCGGCCGCTGAGTACGCCAAAGAAATTGGTGCTCAGGCCATTGCGCACGGAAGTACGGGTGCTGGAAATGACCAAGTGCGATTTGATATGGCATTCCGTATCATTATGCCAGAAGCCGAAATCATTACCCCCATTCGGGATTTAAGGTTGTCGCGTGAGGCCGAAATTGACTATTTGAAATCAAAAGGAGTGGATCAAGAATGGCACAAAGCGGCCTATTCTATCAATAAAGGCCTTTGGGGAACGTCGGTTGGCGGTAAAGAAACCCTGACTTCGGATAAATACTTGCCCGAAAGCGCTTTTCCGACGCAAGTGAGCAAAACTGAAGCGGAACGCGTGATCCTGCAATTTGAAAAAGGAGAATTGGTCGGAATCAACGATACGGCTTATTCGCCCGTGGAAGCCATCCAAAAATTGGCCGAGATCGCGGCACCGTTCGGCATCGGGCGTGATATTCACGTGGGAGATACCATCATCGGTATCAAAGGACGCGTAGGCTTTGAAGCAGCCGCACCTTTAGTTATTATTAAAGCCCACCACACGCTCGAAAAACACGTCTTGAGCGAGCAACAATTGTATTGGAAAGAACAATTGGCCAACTGGTACGGCAGTTTGCTGCACAAAGGTCAGTTCATGGAGCCTGTCATGCGTAATATTGAGACATTCTTAGCCGATACCCAACAGCACGTAACGGGCAAAGTACACCTTACGCTAGCACCTTATCGTTTTTATGTGGAAGGAATTGAATCAAGTTACGATTTGATGTCGCCAGTGTTTGGAAGTTATGGAGAGATGAACAACGCTTGGACGGGCGATGATGTACGGGGATTTGCCAAAGTTGCCTCCAATCAAGTGATGATTTATCAGAAAATCAGTGAGTTGAATCAGTAG